The Desmodus rotundus isolate HL8 chromosome 2, HLdesRot8A.1, whole genome shotgun sequence region GGGTTGCGCGCGCTGCCGACTCACCGAGCGACGCCTGCACCGCCTCGGCCGCGGAGAAGGCGAGCAGTGCGCCCTCCTTGGCCAGGAAGCCTTTGCCGTCCTCAGCGTCAGCTTGCAGCGCCTCCGCCTTGTCGAAGTTGCCGCCGCCCGGCAGCGGCTGAGGCGCGAACTTGCGGGAGGCCGCCGCCTCCTGGTGCTGGGGAGACGCGGAGAAGCCTCCGGGCAGCGTGGCCATGAGCGTAGAGGTGAGCGCCATGCCCTGCGCCAAGCTGGAGCAGAAGCCGGTGGGCAGGCTGGGGATTTGGTGGTGAGGGTGCGCGGGAGGCAGCGCGGGCTGCAGCGCGGCCTGGGGCAGCGCGGGCGGAGGCGGCGGTGGGGGGGGCAGCACCACCGGCCGGTAGGGCATAAACATGGGGTAGCCGGTGTAGACGAAATGGCCGGGGCTGGGCTGCGGCGGGCTGCCGATCAGCGAGTCTATGCTGAAGGCGGTACTACTCCCCAGCGGGCGCTGCATCATCATCAGCGACGGCGGGAACGCTGCGCTCATAGACGCGCTCGGGAGAGGCCAGCGAGAGGCGAAAAGTCCCTGCGCCGCGCCGCCGCCAGGAAGCCCGCCGGGCACCTGGAGCACAGTCGGGCAGCGGCGGAGCGGTAGCCGGAGAGCAAACGCCTCTGcccctcagtcctgggcccgctgCATGCCCAGCGGTTGCGGGTGGTACGCGGGGTGAGGTCGTGCTCCCCGGAGCGGAGAGGGCGCCCGGGCTCCGCGGGCTCGTGGAGCCGCTGGAGCCGTTGGAGCCGCTGCCCGCCGCTTGCGGGTAGGAGCCTGTGCGCGTCGCTTCCGCGGCCCTGGACCGTCCGTCTGTCCGTCCCGCAGTCCGTAGCCTCCGGCGGGCCGCTGGGGAGCGCGCGAAGCTGGCGCACTTGTCTTCGGCGGGCGCCGCCAGCACCTTTAAATCGCGCTCCTCTTTCTCATTCACATTTTGCCAGCTACCCGGCCGAGGTCTCCTCACGTGGGGCCGGGCGCCGCCACCTATTGGCTGCGCTGCGAGGGGCGGGGGAAGGCGGAGCCCCGCCCCTTCCACCCGGGCTGGCAGCTAGCGGGCTGCAGGCGCCACCAGCGGAGCGCGCGGGCCCGAGAGCCCGAGCCGGCAGTGCAGCGCAAACTTGAAAGGGGCTGCTGGCACCCTTAAGGCCCGAATCCGGCGCCCGGCAGCCCCATCGAGGCCGAGGGCAGCTTCTGGGGCTGGGGCCCGCCACGGCTGGGCCGAGGGCGTTTTCTTACTTTGCATTGGGACAAGCCTGCTCTCGGGTCACCCTAgctctgggtgctgctgctgctgggtccCGGCCAGGCTCCAGGAGTTGGGGGCAGGGTCCTGCCGTTTCAGATCCGCCCCCAGGGCTCTGGCCGGGAGCTGACAGCCCCTGCCCGCCGCGGGTACCTGCGAGGTTGCTCCTTGCggacccccaccccccttggCGGGCGGGGAGGCTGCTGGTTTCCCCATCCCGAGCTAGGCCCTCCCGTGAGCGATCCGTTCTCATTTTTCATGACATTCTTAATCATCGCACCTACTTCCCTCGCGCACCAAAATAACAGCCACGATAATTATGATAATAAAGCGAGTCCTTTATCTCCTCCATCCtcggggaggaaggggggagttACTGTGCCCCCGGATTGTATAACGTGAGATTATCCTGATGAAAGCTTTATGATGTTTGCTCAAATAAAAGCTGCGTTTTGTAAATAGGCGCTAATTAAGCACGTTGAGGACCGAGGGAGCGCTCACCCTGGCGCCGCCGCCTGGTTTCCCGCGTGAGGGCTGGAGGGCGCGCGGCTGCCCTTTGCCTCCTGCGGGATGGAGCCGATTCCCTCCAGATGTTTCTCTCGTCTGGACGATGGTAAAACCCCAGAATTTGGGAGTAAGAGAATTGGCGGTGGGAGGGGGTGAGCTAGGAATGTTCTTATCCCCTTTTCcaggataaaaacaaaactttcagcTCTTGTGGTCCCTTTAAAAATGGAATCGTTTCATCTCAAGGGTAGACCGTGCAAAGCGCGCCAGCGCGCGCGGGGCTTCCACGCGCCTCTAGGGCCTGAGCTCCAACTTCCCGGGTCCGGACGTTCGAGCACCGGACTCGGGAGGAGAGGAGCGAGGGGCATTGCTACGCCGGCCATTAAAAGTCAGCTCACGCGGAGGATCTAGTGGTTGGGGAGTCGGCCCGCGTTGGACGTGTGTTATGTATCACTTACAAGCACATTTAATTGGGAGATTAAGATAAATCGATCGTTATGAATTTATCGACCCGATTCTTTGaagctcttttttctcttccttcttctctcgcTCTCACCCCAAGGCTCCCCTGGGACGTCTTAATCCCAGACCACCTCCTCATCCACGGGTCTGGCCAGAGACCCACTGCCCGCCCAAAGGGCCCTGGAGGGGAAAGCGTGCTGAGAAAAGGAGGGCCCTGCGCCAGCCGTGgtccccctcctctccttcccacccctccttcccgCCCCCCGGACAAAGCCGTCTGGAGCGCGGCTCCCCACTCCAGGCCGCGGTAATGGATGGCAGCAGGCGGTTTGAAAAGAATTCATTAGGTCGCTGCCCGTGTTGCCTCCACTCCCTTTGCGCCAGGACTTGGAGGTGGCTGAGGCGGTGCAGGGGAAATGAATTCCCGTTGGGATCCACGAGGAAGGAGGGGTTTGTGGGGTGGGTCTCTAAGCTCTACCCCTTTCCGCACTCCTACaaaagaagacactgaagaaaaggaaaaggaaaaaagaaaaaaaaaaaaaaaaaggaagcccaGGGCAAAAGGCTGATTTCTTTACGAGCATAATAAATACCCCCCGTTATGAGATGTTACAGTCGCTCGGGCTCGGGTCTGGTGAACTTGTTTTCTGAATACGAGGAAGGAACGCCGGACTCATGGCTTGATTTACGTGCCACAGCCGGGCCCCCTCGCTGCCTGGCGCTGGTGTGCCTGTGTAGGCTGTTAGCCCTGTCGCCCAGCCAGGTTTGCCATCCACTTTGCTATTTCGCTGTAGAAATATTGTTCTAGCGATTTCCGTCGCCTGATTACCCTCTGCGAGCCAGGTATCCCTTTGATTATTTTGATGATAATTCCACATTTAAAGTTCAGCAAGAAGATTTAGGTCCGTTGAATTATAGCTACCCTTGAAATAATTTGATGGCATATTATTTGCATCCATAAATTGCCAAGCAAAGTATTGACTGCAGGGGTTATAATACTAATCTTCTTTTATTAGTGAGTTCAGAGAATTCTCAtcaatatgaattttatttactaGTGTGCTTTTTCTCGAATGCAATGCAGTAATATTTTCTCATCTAATGCTTAACTGCTTAGATAACGACTGTTCGCGTCATAAAAGGGTCCTTGTGTTTTTCCCAGTGATTAACAAGATTCATTCGGGGTACCTCAACTACCTGCACCGTCTCAGAGCGTGGGGGCTGCGGGTAATAAAAGCCTTTAGAGTTTTTCCTCGGCTCCTCGGAGAGATTTATGGGCAGCGAGCGACAGGCACATGTCTTACCCAGCCTCTGGATTCCTACCTGCTTAGCGCGCACCTGCCTGGAACTGCGGGGTCTGAGTGCCTCAGCCGGCCC contains the following coding sequences:
- the GBX2 gene encoding homeobox protein GBX-2 isoform X2 encodes the protein MSAAFPPSLMMMQRPLGSSTAFSIDSLIGSPPQPSPGHFVYTGYPMFMPYRPVVLPPPPPPPPALPQAALQPALPPAHPHHQIPSLPTGFCSSLAQGMALTSTLMATLPGGFSASPQHQEAAASRKFAPQPLPGGGNFDKAEALQADAEDGKGFLAKEGALLAFSAAEAVQASLGRLAPCNKTPFGFAFSRGCERARERRVKGGRRPEGQGGEFLAGERSGLQLG
- the GBX2 gene encoding homeobox protein GBX-2 isoform X1, yielding MSAAFPPSLMMMQRPLGSSTAFSIDSLIGSPPQPSPGHFVYTGYPMFMPYRPVVLPPPPPPPPALPQAALQPALPPAHPHHQIPSLPTGFCSSLAQGMALTSTLMATLPGGFSASPQHQEAAASRKFAPQPLPGGGNFDKAEALQADAEDGKGFLAKEGALLAFSAAEAVQASLVGAVRGQGKDESKVEDDPKGKEESFSLESDLDYSSDDNLPGQAAHKEEEPGHALEEPQPSGGAAGSTTSTGKNRRRRTAFTSEQLLELEKEFHCKKYLSLTERSQIAHALKLSEVQVKIWFQNRRAKWKRVKAGNANSKTGEPSRNPKIVVPIPVHVSRFAIRSQHQQLEQARP